The Apus apus isolate bApuApu2 chromosome 1, bApuApu2.pri.cur, whole genome shotgun sequence nucleotide sequence cagctcccctcttccagtttttcactcattaccccttgtcctctcactccctgcccttgtccaaaggttgtcccagctttcctggagcccttcctggagctctaaggtctccctggagccttctcttctccaggctggacaccccaactctcccagcctggctccagagcagagctgctccagccagctAAGATGCCATAACAAAGAACTCCCCTGAGGTATATCCACCTCTGTTCAGTGAGCAACAGACCCCTTCTGTATTTAAGCTTTGAAGACCATGTTTTATCCAGCTTCAACTCTATGGTGGGGCTCACCTTGTCTGGAGCATCTTCATGGACTGCATGGCCACACTGTGGGAGGACCTGCATCTGAAACTTCCCTGTGGAGCAAGAGAGTCATCACTGGAGCTGCTTTTTAAGTGGACTTGATTTCTGTCAGATCTATCTTAACATAATGTTTACCCTGCTGCCCAGTAAAACTTCCCAGTACTGGTTGTTCTGCAAGTCAATGAAGGTAGGATGGgataaaaacccaacaaaccacaaacccaaaccattaatGCAGATCCTGAATCTTGGAGGTTATGTCTGCCAGAAACCCCAGGAGACCACACAGTTTTGGATGGTCCCAAAGTGTTCTAGCTAGGAAAATCAGGAATGTAAttagaaaggtaaaaaaaagagattagaAAGAAACCCTCACAGACAATGATTCTGATCCAAGAGCTGGATCTGAAGTGTGGCAGCCTCACATGGCTGGAAAAACTGAACATTAAACTGAACAAAAACCATGGCAACAGCCCTTCCCAACTTCTAATTCAGCCCTTCCCAACTTCTCCACCTTTCCTACAGCCACAGACAGCTGAATTCTTCAGGATGGACTCATTCTCTAATGCACATTTGTTTCAATATAGACTGCACCTGGTAAGAGgccatcccagctctctctcATTTGTGTACCCACAGCAACAAGAGCATTACAGTAAGGATAGAGCagcaatattaaatatttacctTGCATCTGTCCAATTGTTAGATCCTTATCCAGCCTGTCAACACCTACAATCAAATACACAGATGTATTGGAGAAAAGCTAGAGAGAACTTGACTGTCTAGGCAGGGCTCAACATTTTGAAGGAGACACTTAGCTTGAAAAACTCAGAATGAACATTATCTCTGACACCCACAAGGACctttcactgctgcttccaAGAGATTAAAGTGACAGGAAGGAAACCCAGCCAAAAATGCAAGAACACACCTGCCCTACAACTTCAAAGGGCATTTATTTACCTTGGTTACACACTTCATTTCCCATCAGGGCACAAGAAGGGCCTCTAGCTGGCTCTGGAACTATCTGGCTTTTAGTTGAAGAGTTCAAATCCCACCCATATCTGCAGGAAAATACTGTAGTAGCAGAGGCTGAAGGGCAGCTTGGACCTGTCccatctgctgctcttccacATCACACGAGTCAAACACCCACACAGGATGCCATTGTGTGCTGTTTTGATATTAAGAGACCCTGAATTAATTCCAGATCTGCACAGATCACAGGGGCTGGTTTCTGCTATTTCAAGATCCATACAAAAATCAAGGTGGAAGAGGCAGATCTGCTGGTCTCAGAGGAAAGACATCAGCCAGACACAGGACACACTGACCCTGCTCTCTGACATACAAGTGGGACTGAAACAAACAGCCCCTGAACTGGGAGAGGACTGGGAGAGACACGTACCAGctaaaagcaaaagctttggAGTGGGGCAGCTGAGGAAGAGGTTGGATAAGCCCCTGAACCAGCCATCCCAGTACTTTTCTGTTTTTGCCAGCTCAATTCGCCACGTGTATAAGTGCTCCTTCTTTgtctgcagggaggagagagagctCTTCGTCAGTgatcagaaaagcagctgaaacacCATCAACTCGAGTGCCACTgggaagcacacagaaaaacataCTGGCTCCCTCTGGTGGTTTACACACTTCCCGGGAATGactctccctgctcctccattCCTCTCCAAACCACagctgaggaacagcagcagggagcagggaagacCCAAGGAACAACCCCCAGAGGTGAGGATGGCTGCAGCTTTCAGGCCACTTCATTTGCTATTTTTTCACATGGCTCAAGCAGCTCACGAATTGTCTGGGTATCCAGACTTGGCTCTGCCTCTAGTGACACAGAAATACAAGGGGCTCAGCTGGCTACGGTAGTTTTCCTCAAGGGATTTACATTCCTAGGTTGCAATTGCCTGTATGAACTCCTGGATGGCACTGTGCCTTGGGAAGGAACCAAAACACCAGCAAGACTCAGGAAAGAGCATTTCCCACTCAGGGCAGAAGCCCCATTTCAGGCCACCTGCATTAAATCTGGGAGCATCTCAGGGAAGAAAATCAAACACATGCTTTCAGGTAACAGCTCCAAAATAGAATCAGTTACAATATCCATTTTTCAGTCCCTGGAGTTGCTCCCTCTTCTACCAGGATGATTTGGGTAACTACTGGTGGCTGCTCTTGCAAGGGAGCATCAGGGGAAATACAGCAAGAAATTCCTCACCTCTGTGtcatcttccttcttccttttgttgacagagcctcctccttcctcatcctcttcctcctcctcctcttcttcaatAATACCCTCCACTATGGCTTTAGGACATTCAGGACTTGCAGCCCCTTCACacctgagaaaataaaaccagaaactcATTCCCTGTGAAAACGACCaatgtttttttaactcaaaATTCAGCAATTTCTCAGATActgattgggaaaaaaaaaaaatcccctcaaGTTTGAAAGTAGTTGTGGATGAAGACACAGCCATGAGAAGGCAGGGAACTGAGTGCCTGTTGCAGCACATCTATCCCAGTGCAAATATAAATGCAAACAGCTGCTTAAAGGAGGCAGAAGTGGCCAAACAATCAgcaacagcttctttttttaatggactAGGAGGCATTGGCTCTAGGTATGGGAAGGATGAGAGTGGCACAGGGCAGGTCACCCTGACCCCTCAAAGCCACCTCAGGTCAAATGCAACAGATAATTCAACAGTTTCTAAAAGAAAGTGATAGATGCCAGAGCCAGAAGGCCAACCCAATTTAGGGCAAAATTCCTGAAGAGGAATCAGATGAAAACTCATTTCCTGATGTGTGCAGAAACCCAGACAAACATAACTCCTGGCAGATTTTGCCCCAGGGAAATCTTGGCCAGGTTTTCTCTAAGAAATCAGTATTTGCtagaagaaatcacagaatcatagaatgttagaggttggaagggacctctgaagatcatccagtccagacccctgccacagcaggaacaaaaccagggcaggtcactcagaaaggcatccagacagatctggaaagtctccagaggagactccacaacctctctgggcagcctttcccagggctctgtcaccctcacaggaaagaagttcttcctcatgttgaggtggaacttcctgggctccagtttgaatccattgcccctcgtcctgtcccagggcacaagtgacaagagcttgtcctgccttcttgaggccctcatgtattgatagacattcattagatcccccctcagtcttctcccctctagactgaacagccccaggtctctcagcctttcctcatcaggcaggtgttccagatccttcatcatccttgtagcctctactggactctctccagtagatccctgtccctctggaactggggagcccagaactggacaatGTTCACTTCCAAGTGCATTTATGCTCTGTAGTATCAGTATTATAAAATAGACAAGATGATTTTAAGagcttttaaaagcaagaaagaaaccACCTACTGTTTGACTTGACCAACCATGGAAACTCTGGCAGATTCAAGATTTCTTATTTGTCCACTTTTTACACTAGAAAGGAAAAGATTGGAAGGACAGAAGTAGTTACTAAACAGAACCAGTAACTCACATGtccagaaagagaagaaacagccCTTTTACAGCTCATCATTTCCCCAAACCATTCCCAAACCTCCTGTTCTCCAAAGGCTTTTGGAATGGCCCACACTACGTGCCCATTTGGTTGAGCCTCCCGTTGTCACTGTGACTGTGAATTTAAAAGCCACCTGGGAGAAGCACTGGTGGGGGAAGAGTGAAATAGGGTTATACCCACTGCAGGGAGAGGTCAGAAACTACAAGGGCATTTGGCAGCAGAACTGGGCTTTCTGGAGTCCCATCTCCAAACTTAACTATGAGGCCTCTCCCTTTCAAACTCACTGCCAGAAGTTTAAAGTAATTCTTGTGGAACTGGcaaaaaatcctgtttcttaTGCAAAGGATTCACATCTCAAGCTTCTTCTGTAACACTTGGGACACTTACAAGGAACCTGCAGTTCCTACCATGAAGCTTTCCCTTAGTTGAAGCTCTTAGAAGATCCTTCTCCAATGCCCAACCAGCTCTCCCAGGAGATTAATTAGCTTTGTGACCTCTCCCTCCCTGTCAAATCAGCCAAGGAATTGGTAACAAGTTGGGGAAGTGAGtgtgaaaggagaaaacagaccAATTACATCAGCTTCTCCTGCCTTTGGGAGTCAAGCTACAAAGAGAAGTGATTTTGGAGGCTACTTCAGCATTACCTACCTCCACTCAATGGCATTCTCAAGTGACTTGAATGTTTTGGGACGACTCCTTAAGAAGTTCTGCATGCTGTTCAAGGCATCCATGGCTGTACCTAAAAACAAGAGCTGTGACTCTTAAGGCACCTGATTAAATTATTGCCACATCCCTCTACACAGAACTGGCCACCAGGAACACCCTCAGAGAGAGCTGGAGCTCACTGGGGATTTAATGCTCTGAAGGAAAGTACAACTTTGGTGCTCCTAAGCAAACAGTCATAaacataatcatagaatcatggacgtcttgggctggaagggaacttaaagatcatctagttccaaactccttgcatgggcagggacccaTCCAGGGGTAGAGGACCCCATCCAAGGGTACAGGACCCCATCCCAGGATACAGGATCCTGTCCAAGGGTACAGAACCCATCCAGAGTAAAGGACCCCGTCCAAGGGTAAAGGACCCCGTCCAAGGGTACAGAACCTATCCCAGGATATAGGATCCTATCCAAGGGTACAGGACCCATCTGAGGGTACAGGACCTCATCCAAGGGTACAGGACCTCATCCAAGGGTACAGGACCCATCTGAGGGTACAGGACCTCATCCAAGGGTACAGAACCTATCCCAGGATACAGGATTCTATCCAAGGGTACAGGACCCCATCCAAGGGTACAGGACCCATCCCAGGATACAGGATACTATCCAGGGGTACAGGATGACATCCCAGGGTACAGGACCCTATCCAGGGGGTACAGGACCCCATCCAAGTGTACAGGACCCATCTGAGGGTACAGAACCCTATCCAAGGGTACAGAACCCATCCAGGGTACAGAACCCTATCCAAGGGTACAGAACCCATCCAGGGTACAGAACCCCATCCCAGGGTACAGGACTCCATCCAAGGGTATAGTATCCCACCCAGGGGTACAGGACCCCACCCAAAGGTGCCCACACTTACCTTCCACAACATCAATCATGCACAGACCCAGCAAGCTCGGCACCAGGTTGGCGACCGCCGTGTGCACGGCGATGGCCCCTCCCATGCTGTGCCCAATCAGCATGATGGGGGGAGGCAGGTCCCCATACAGAGCTTCCACCACGTTGCCCACATCTCTGCAAAACCAAGGGGAAAAAGCAGGGTTGGGCATCTCTATCTCGATGCATTTCTGAAGCAGATTTGTACAACGGGAGGAGAAAACGCAAATCCAAGCTCCAAATCCTCTCTGTGTCCTCATTTAACCCTCAGGTAATTGAGACCAGTTTGTTCTCTTGTCACTCTTTGATCTACACACCAATTCAGGAAATCACTCAAGCCAAGACTTTCCTGAACAAACACCTCATTTCCCTGACTACTCATGGAAAGCacttatttaaaagaaatccctgaagagaaCCTTGACATTAGCTGGTAgggattttaaataaaaggtgAGGTCAAATGGTCTTGAATGGAAGCACAGACAATGAAATTCACcattctgaaagcagaaaacatttgcaATTAAAGAGAAACAGTAACTGAGCCCTACAGGCCATGACTGAGCACAGATTCAGCCTCTCTGTGAGCACAGATACTACAAGGCAAGGGACAATTTCCCTGTCCTTTCCACAAGGCACCTGCTTTGTGTggagaatggactgagaacagccctgaggaaaaggatttgggagtactggttgatgagaagctcaacatgaaccaAAAATGTGTGATGGCAGCAtagaaaccaactgtgtcctgggctgcagcatctgcagcatGACCGGCAGGTCAAGAGAGGGGATTCTTCCTTTCCACTTCATTCTGGAaagacccccctgcagggctgggaacagctctggggtccccagcacaggaaggacatggagctgttggagagaggccagaggaggccccggagatgctgggagggctggagcagctctgctctggagccaggctgggagagttggggtgttgagcctggagaagagaaggctccagggagacctgagagcaccttccagtgcctgaaggggctccaggaaagctggggaggggcttgggacaagggcagggagggctgggagcagggggaagggtttccagctggcagagggagctggagctgagatgggagggagaaattctgggctgtgagggtggggagagcctggcccaggttgcccagggaagctgtggctgccccatccctggcagtgttgaagggcaggttggatggggcttggagcagcctgggctgctgggaggtgtccctgcccatggcaggagtgggactagatgatctctaaggtcccttccaacccaaaccagtccatgattctatgatcccacCCTTGCCAACCCCTCTCCTGGCCTctgctgcccatgcaggagggttggaactggatgatcctgaaggtccctccaacccaaaccagtctgggattccacGATTAAACCAAAGCCATCACTGCAGTGTGTGAAAACCAGCTGGTGAGActcacaaaaaccaaaacagcatcAGAGCTCCTGACTGAAACCTGGAGTGCCCTTCAGTAGATGATGACACCCAAATTGGCTTTCCTGACTAAAACCATTCAGAGGAACCACAGACCTGAGCTGCATCACCACTAGAAAATAGAAAGGAAGTCAAAAGCCATGAAGTTTGACCAGCTTGTTTTGTCTGGCAGAGAAAATTGCTTGAGGATTTGATTAAAAACCACAACCACCAGCTCTAATTTAAGGCTCCCATTTAAAGGCTGTTCAAGAATAACTTTCAACCTCACTTCTAAGAGGAGagaaaggtttaaaaaacaagaggaaactTGTTTTCCCCCCACAGTCGTGCTG carries:
- the PPME1 gene encoding protein phosphatase methylesterase 1; the protein is MSALEKQLHLGRLPPRPPLPAGGGQSGSKMRMGPGRKRDFSPVLWSQYFESMEDVVVENETGKDTFRIYKSGLEGPVLLLLHGGGHSALSWAVFTSAIINRIQCRIVALDLRGHGETKVRNPEDLSAETMSKDVGNVVEALYGDLPPPIMLIGHSMGGAIAVHTAVANLVPSLLGLCMIDVVEGTAMDALNSMQNFLRSRPKTFKSLENAIEWSVKSGQIRNLESARVSMVGQVKQCEGAASPECPKAIVEGIIEEEEEEEEDEEGGGSVNKRKKEDDTETKKEHLYTWRIELAKTEKYWDGWFRGLSNLFLSCPTPKLLLLAGVDRLDKDLTIGQMQGKFQMQVLPQCGHAVHEDAPDKVAEAVATFLIRHRFTEPIGGFQCVFPAC